In a genomic window of Occallatibacter riparius:
- a CDS encoding AAA family ATPase: protein MRLIFLYGLPATGKLTVAQELKALSGFQLFHNHLVVDLLLSTFAFGSEPFILLREQIWLSVLEHACRAGLPGLIFTFAPEATVRDSFIPETLKTVESAGGTVDFAALTCPIDEIRKRLAHPSRARFGKLTSVELFDQLLAADTFNRPRMPEPIISVDTSISSPARAALEIARALGIMPGAPATP, encoded by the coding sequence ATGCGGTTGATCTTCCTCTATGGTCTGCCGGCCACTGGCAAGCTTACCGTGGCGCAGGAGCTGAAAGCCCTCAGCGGGTTTCAGCTCTTTCACAATCACCTCGTCGTGGACCTCCTGTTGTCCACTTTTGCATTCGGCAGCGAGCCGTTCATCCTGCTGCGCGAGCAGATCTGGCTATCGGTCCTCGAACACGCCTGCCGCGCCGGCCTGCCGGGCCTCATCTTCACCTTCGCACCGGAAGCCACAGTTCGCGATTCCTTCATCCCCGAGACGCTAAAAACCGTGGAATCCGCGGGCGGCACAGTCGATTTCGCCGCGCTCACCTGTCCCATCGATGAAATACGCAAGCGGCTTGCGCATCCTTCGCGGGCTCGCTTCGGCAAACTCACTTCGGTTGAATTATTCGATCAGCTCCTCGCAGCAGACACATTCAACCGGCCTCGGATGCCCGAGCCCATCATCAGCGTCGATACCAGCATCAGCAGCCCGGCCCGTGCTGCCCTCGAAATCGCCCGCGCCCTTGGAATCATGCCCGGCGCACCGGCTACTCCATAG